In Ferrigenium kumadai, the DNA window TTCAGTCGACAACGAGGTCATCCTGCACAAGACCGGAAAATATCCCGCTTTTCATCCGGAATCCACCCCATCGCCAACGGCGCAGGACGAATACATCGTCAGGCGCAGCTGACCACGAACGATTCCCTTGCATGACGCTTGCCTTCGCCGGCTTTTTTGACAAGAATGTCGCCAACGTTCAGCGAGTCCATTCATGTCACAGCATCACAGCATCGCAGATTTCACCCTTCCCGCCACCGGCGGTCAGACCTTTACCCTCTCCGCCGCACGCGGCAAGCATCTGGTGATCTACTTCTACCCCAAGGACAACACGCCGGGTTGCACCACTGAAGCGCAGCAGTTCCGCGACCTGTATGACCGGTTCCGGAAGGCAAACTGCGAGGTGGTGGGCGTTTCGCGCGACAGCATCAAGTCGCACGAGAACTTCAAGGCGAAGTTCACCCTGCCCTTCGAGCTGCTGTCGGATGCCGAAGAGACCGCGTGCAACCTGTTCGGGGTGATGAAGCAGAAGATGATGTACGGCAAGCAGGTGCGCGGCATCGAGCGCAGCACCTTCGTCATCGACAAGGACGGCGCGCTGCGCCGCGAATGGCGCGGGCTCAAGGCCGACGGGCACGCGCAGGAAGTGCTGGATTTCGTCAACTCCCTCAACCAATAAAGGAACGTCATGCCCACACGCAAGAAAGCGGCGAATAAGACCGACACCAAGTTGTTCGTGCTGGACACCAATGTGTTGCTGCATGACCCGACCAGCCTGTTCCGCTTCGAGGAACACGATATCTGCCTGCCGATGTTCGTGCTGGAGGAACTGGACGACAAGAAGAAGGGCATGACCGAAGTGGCCCGCAACGCGCGCCAGGCCAGCCGATTCCTCGACGAGATCGTCAGCGACGCACCGCACAACATGGCGGAGGGCATCGAGCTCACCTCGGACAGCCGCAAGAACTGCACCGGCCGCCTGTTCCTGCAGACCGAGTCCATCAGCCGCGAGCTGCCGGCGACCATGGCGCACGGCAAGGCGGACAACGCCATCCTCGCGGTGGTGATGCATCTGCATCACCAGCAGCCGGAGCGCGCGGTGATCCTGGTCTCCAAGGACATCAACATGCGCATCAAGGCGCGCGCGCTGGGGCTGGAGGCACAGGACTATTTCAACGACAAGGTGCTGGAAGACACCGACCTGCTCTACTCCGGCGTCCTGCAATTGCCCGGCGATTTCTGGGAGCGCCACGGCAAGGACATGAAGTCGTGGCAGAAGGAAGGCCACACCTTCTACCAGGTCAGCGGCCCGTTATGCGGCGCGATGTTCGTCAACCAGTTCGTCTATCTGGAGAACGACGCCTCGCCGTTCTATGCCGTGGTGTGCGAGCAAAGCGGCGATTCCGCCCTGCTGCGCACGCTGACCGACTATACCCACAGCAAGAACAACGTGTGGGGCATCACCGCGCGCAACCGCGAGCAGAACTTCGTGCTCAACCTGCTGATGAATCCGGAGATCGATTTCGTCACGCTGCTGGGCCAGGCGGGCACCGGCAAGACGCTGCTGACACTGGCGGCGGGCCTGTTGCAGACGCTGGAGACCAAGCTGTATTCCGAGATCATCATCACCCGTGTGACGGTGCCGGTGGGCGAAGACATCGGCTTCCTGCCCGGCACCGAGGAAGAGAAGATGACCCCTTGGATGGGGGCGCTCGAAGATAACATGGACGTGCTGAACAAGACCAACGAGGAAGGCGGAGACTGGGGACGCGAAGCGACGCGCGACCTGATCCGCTCGCGCGTGAAGGTGAAATCGCTCAACTTCATGCGCGGCCGCACCTTCCTCAACAAATACCTGATCATCGACGAGGCGCAGAACCTGACGCCCAAGCAGATGAAGACGCTGGTCACGCGCGCCGGCCCCGGCACCAAGGTGGTGTGCATGGGCAATATCGCGCAGATCGACACGCCCTACCTCACCGAAGGCAGCTCCGGCCTGACCTACGTGGTGGACCGCTTCAAGGGCTGGGAGCACGGCGGCCATGTCACGTTGATGCGCGGCGAGCGGTCGCGTCTGGCCGATCACGCAGCAGAAGTGCTGTAACCGCCATGAAGTTGCTAGGTACCGACACCAGCCCTTACGTGCGCAAAGTGCGCCTGGTGCTGCTGGAAAAGAACATCGCCCACACCTACCTCGTCGATCCCCCGCGCGAACCCGGCAGTATGGTGGCGCGGGTCAATCCGCTGGGACGGATCCCGGCGCTGATCCTGGACGACGAGACCTGCGTGTTCGATTCGCCGGTGATCGCGGAATACCTCGACACCCTGAACGACACGCCCGTCCTGATTCCGCGCAATGATGCGCTGGCGCGGATGCGGGTGCGACGCTGGGAGGCTCTGGCGGACGGCATCATGGACTCGGCGGTGGCGGTGCGCAATGAGTGCGTCCGGTCGGAAGAAAAACAGGAGCCGACCAATATCTCGCTCCACAACAATGCCGTCACCCGCGCGCTGGCACACGCCGCCGAACTGCTGGGCGAGCGCGAATGGTGCGAAGGATCGGCCCTCTCGCTGGCCGACCTGGCGCTGGCCAGCGCCCTGGTCTACCTGAACCTGCGCCAGCCCGAACGCGACTGGCGCGGCGCCCATCCCAACCTGGCCGCCTGGTTCGAACGGATGGCCGCGCGCCCCAGCGTGCGTGCCACCCTGAGTGCACAACCATGAACAAGATCGAAAAGACCGATGCCGAGTGGCGCGAGGAACTGACGCCGGAACAGTATGCGGTGTGCCGCTGCTCGGATACCGAGGCTGCATTCAGCGGAGAGTACTGGGACTGCAAAGACCCCGGCATCTACCGCTGCGTGTGCTGCGGCGCCCCGCTGTTCGATTCCGAGGACAAGTTCGATTCGGGCACCGGCTGGCCGAGCTTCACCAAGCCGCACAAACCGGAGAGCGTCACCGCACGCGCCGACACCAGCCACGGCATGCAGCGCGTGGAAGTGGTCTGCAAGCAATGCGGCGCGCACCTCGGTCATATATTCCCGGACGGCCCGCCGCCCACCGGGCTGCGCTTCTGCATCAACTCCACCTCGCTGGCGCTGGACCGTTCCTGATTTCCACCAACCTTATCGGCTTCCCATGAAACTGCTGTTCGACCTGTTCCCCGTCATCCTGTTCTTCATCGCCTTCAAGTTCGCGGGCATCTATGTCGCCACGGGTGTGGCTATCGCCGCGACCGTCGTACAGATCGCGTGGACCAAGTGGCGGCACGGCAAGGTCGATACGATGCTGTGGGTGAGCTTCGCCATCATTGCCGTGTTCGGCGGCGCGACGCTGCTGCTGCACGACGAGACCTTCATCAAGTGGAAGCCGACCGTCCTGTACTGGCTGTTCTCCGCCATCCTGCTGTTCTCCAGCGTGCTGTTCAACAAGAACCTGATGCGCGCGCTGTTGCACGAGAAGATCGCATTGCCGGTGCATGTGTGGCACCGACTCAACCTGATGTGGAGCCTGTTCTTCGCCGTGCTGGGCTTCATCAATCTGTATGTGGCTTTCAACTACTCCACCGATGCCTGGGTGAACTTCAAGCTGTTCGGCTTCACCGGAATGATGGTGGTGTTCATCCTGGCGCAGAGCGCCTGGCTGGCGAAGTATGTGGACGAGAAGAAGGAGAACAATTAAATGTTTTACGCGATCATCGGACAGGACAACCCGGGCACCCTGGACAAGCGCATGGCAGCTCGCCCGGCGCATCTGTCGCGCCTGCAGGCGTTGCAGGAGGACGGCCGTTTGCTGCTGGCGGGCCCCTTCCCCGCCGTGGATGCCGTCGACCCGGGCGCCGCGGGATACGCGGGCAGCCTGATCGTCGCCGAATTCGCCTCGCTCGATGCCGCGCACGAATGGGCGGATGCCGACCCGTATGTCGCCACCGGCGTGTTCAAGCAGATCACCGTACAGCCATTCAGGAAAGTGCTGCCCACATGAACCGCATCGAGGCGATTCACGCCGGCCTCGCGTCGCTCGATCCCGTCTCGCTGGACATCATCGACGACAGCCACAAGCACGCCGGACATGCCGGGGCGAGCGGAGGCGGCGGGCACTTTGCGCTGCGTATCGTCTCGGCGCAATTTATCGGCAGGAACACGGTGGCGCGCCACCGTATGGTATATTCAGCGCTGGGAGATTTGATGAGGCGCGACATCCACGCCCTCAACATACAGGCGAAAACGCCGGATGAAATTTGACCATCGTTTATTAATTTCTTGAAGAGGATTCAGCATGATGAAATCTGGAAAATTTGCGGCACTGGCGATTCTGGGCTTACTGGCGATCAATCCGGCCTTCGCCGAAGAGAAATCCGCCGCGCTGGTGAATGGCATTTCCATCCCGCAGGCCCGCATCGACATGCGCGTCAAGGCCGCAACCATGCAGGGCCAACCGGACAGCCCCGAGTTGCGCAAGGCGATCCGCGAGGACATGATCAACCTCGAAGTGATGGCTCAGGAAGCCGGCAAGCTCGGCCTGGACAAGAATCCGGAAGTGGTGCAGCAGATCGAGTTGGCCAAGCAATCGGTGCTGGTCAGCGCATTCGTGCAGGACTACGCCAAGAACCACCCGATCAGCGAAGACCAGCTCAAGCAAGAGTATGAGAAGCTGAAGACCAAGCTCGGCGACAAAGAATTCAACGCGCGCCATATCCTGGTCGGAACCGAAGCCGAGGCCAAGGACATCATCGCGCAACTGGGCAAGAAGGCCAAGTTCGAGAAGCTCGCCGCGAAATCCATGGATGCCGGCTCTGCCGAACGCGGCGGCTCGCTGGGCTGGGCTGTTCCCGGCAACTTCGTGCCTCCCTTCGCCAATGCATTGCTCAGCCTGAAGAAGGGCGAGTACACCAAGGAGCCGGTGCAGTCCCAGTTCGGCTGGCACGTCATCAAGCTGGACGACGTGCGCGACCTGAAAGTGCCGCCGTTCGAAGAACTCAAGCCGCAACTGCAACAGCGCCTGCAACAGCAATCGATCAAGAAGGCGATCGACGACCTGCGTGCCAAGGCCAAGATCGAGTAAGTCTGGCCTCCATGCAGACCCAAAAAGGCATCCCTGTGCGGATGCCTTTTTTTTGCCTGTTTGATTTAAATCATCAATTTCCCGCCTCCCTTTGGCTACCATGGGGCTTCGCTGTACTATCGCTGACATGCAAAACCTGACACTACATTCGATAATCGCCCCCTCGGTGTTCACCGTTTCACCGGACGCGCCACTCGCCGACGTGCTCGCGAGCATGGAATCGATGCGCGTCAGCTGCATCGTGGCCGTGGATGAGGCCCGCATCCCGCTAGGCATCTTCACCGAACAGGACGCCATCCGCCTGATGGCGGAACGCAAGCCTGTCGAATCATCGTGCATGGCGGATGTCATGAGTTCGTCGCCGCTGACCGCCCCGCTCGATACGGATTTCCGCGAGGGCTACCGCCTCATTTCCGAAAAGGGTTTCCGCCACCTGGTCGTGGTGGATGATGAGGGACGGCTGGCCGGCGTGGTCAGCGAGGCCGATTTCATGCACCACATGGGCATGGAGTACCTGGTGGAGCTCAAGACCGTCGGATCGACCATGACGCGCAGTGTCTCCACCCTGGCCGAGAGCGCCACGCTGGCGGATGCGGTGGAGCTGATGGCACGGAACAAGATCAGTTGCGTGGTCGTCGCCAACGACGGCAAGCCCGTCGGCATCCTCACCGAGCGCGATACCGTTGCTCTTGCTCGTACCGTCAGCGACCCGGCACAGGTGCACATCACCCGCGTGATGCAGTCCCCTGTGCAAACCATCGAAGCCGGCCTGCCAGTGCAACAGGCAATGAAGCAGATGAAGCATGCCTCTATCCGCCGGCTCGTGGTGGTAGAAGGCGAGATACTCGCCGGTATCATCACCCGCCACGATATCGTCAAGACCATGCAGGGACGCTATATCGAATTCCTGCATGAGACTCTGGAGCGGCAACACAAGGAACTGGTAAAGGTAAAGGCCCAGATCGAACAGTCCCGCCAGCAGCTGGTCTACCACAGCCTGATGGAGCAGATCAGCGACGCCATCTACCTGCTGGATGCCGAAACCGGCAAGATACTGAACGCCAACGACCAGGCCTGCCGCAACCTCGGTTATACCCGCAACGAGTTGCTGAAACTCAGCGTGTTCGACATCTCCACAGCGGCACACTCCCCGGATGCCTGGCGGGACATCGTCGAAGCATTGCGCCGCAAGCCGCAGATCATCGAATCGCAGCACCGCCGCTACGATGGCAGCCTGTTTCCGGTAGAGATCAACGGGCGCCTGATCGAGGAAGGCGACCGGCCTTACCTCGTTGCCGTCGCGCGCGACCTTACCGACATCCGTCAGGCCGAGAAGGCGATCCAGGAAACCCATGACAGCCTGAATGCGCTCGTCGAAGCCATCCCCGATGCGATCTTCTTCAAGGATGGCGAAGGCCGCTGGCTGATCACCAACGAGCCGGCCAAGCAGCTGTTCCGGTTGCATGAGATCGACTGGCAAGGCAAGACCGAGATGGAGCTTGCCGAACTGCATCCCGCTTTCCGCCCCGCCCACGAGGCCTGCCTGGTCGACGATGAAACTGCCTGGCAGGCCGGAAAGTTGACACTGTTTTCCGAAACGGTCCATGAGGAAAACGGCAAGACGCGCCATTTCGAGGTACGCAAGGTGCCCGTGTTCGATGCCGAGAACCGGCGCAAGGGACTGGTCATCATCGGCCGTGATATCACCGAGCGCATGGAGGCGGAGGAGCAGTTGCTCGAAGCCGCCGCCGTGATGCAAAGCACCCATGAAGGCGTGGTAATCACCGACACCACCCCGGCCATCCTCGCCGTCAATTCAGCCTATTCTGCCATCACCGGCTACGGCCCGGACGAGGTCATCGGCAGGAACCCCAACATCATCGGTTCCGGGCGCGCGGACAAATTGTTCCATGAGGCGATGTGGAAGAGCCTGCTGAAGGACGGTTACTGGCAGGGCGAGGTATGGAACCGGCGCAAGAGCGGCGAAATCTACCCGCAGCTGCTGACCATCAGCACCGTCTATGACGAAAAGAGCGAGCCGATACGCTACGTCGGTGTATTCGCCGACATCACCCAGCTCAAGGAAAATCAGGCGCAACTGGAATTCATGGCGCACCACGATCCGCTGACCCAGCTGCCCAACCGCGCGCTGGTCGAATCCAGGCTGGAGCAGGAAGTCGAACAGGCGCATCGCCATGGCCATCAGGCCGGCGTGCTGTTCATCGACCTGGACCGCTTCAAGCAGGTCAACGACAGCTTCGGCCATCTGATCGGCGATGAGTTGCTGTGCGCGGTAGCACAACGCCTCGGGGCCCGCTTGCGCCAAGGGGACACCCTGGGGCGTCTGGGAGGCGACGAATTCATCCTGCTGATCTCGCCCCTGCGCGACCCGCAGGATGCCGCGGTGGTAGCGCGCGATTTCATCGCCGCATTGAACGAGCCGTTCAACCTCTCCGATGGCAGCGAGGTGTTCATCGGCGGCAGCATCGGCATCAGCCTGTTCCCGCAGGACGGCGAAACCGTCTCGGAGCTGATGAAGAACGCCGACGCCGCGATGTATCTCGCCAAGGAAAGCGGCCGCAACCAGTTCTCCTTCTACACCAAGGCACTGAACGCCGATGCGCGCGCCAAGCTGGCGATGGAAAACGAGTTGCGCCGCACCCTGTTGAAGCACGAATTGACCCTGCATTATCAGCCCAAGGTCGACTTGCGCAGCGGACATATCTGCGGCGCAGAAGCCCTGGCGCGCTGGCGGCTGGCGAACGGCAGCATGGTGTCGCCCGCGGAATTCATCCCGCTTGCGGAAAAATCCAGCCTGATCCTGAACCTCGGAGCCTGGGTGATCGATGAGGCCTGTATGCAGGTACGTACCTGGCTGGATGCGGGGCTGAAAGACATCTGCGTCGCCCTCAACATTTCTGCCCGCCAGTTCCGCAGCAGCGACCTCGACAAACAGCTGGAACAGGCGCTCGAAAAACACGGCATCGAAGCACACCATCTGGAACTGGAGTTGACCGAAAGCATGCTGATGCATGAACCGGAACAGGCCGTGGCGACCATGCACAAACTCAAGCAGATCGGTGTCAAGATCTCGCTCGACGACTTCGGCACAGGCTATTCCAGCCTCGCCTACCT includes these proteins:
- a CDS encoding septation protein A, coding for MKLLFDLFPVILFFIAFKFAGIYVATGVAIAATVVQIAWTKWRHGKVDTMLWVSFAIIAVFGGATLLLHDETFIKWKPTVLYWLFSAILLFSSVLFNKNLMRALLHEKIALPVHVWHRLNLMWSLFFAVLGFINLYVAFNYSTDAWVNFKLFGFTGMMVVFILAQSAWLAKYVDEKKENN
- a CDS encoding BolA family protein; the protein is MNRIEAIHAGLASLDPVSLDIIDDSHKHAGHAGASGGGGHFALRIVSAQFIGRNTVARHRMVYSALGDLMRRDIHALNIQAKTPDEI
- a CDS encoding peptidylprolyl isomerase encodes the protein MMKSGKFAALAILGLLAINPAFAEEKSAALVNGISIPQARIDMRVKAATMQGQPDSPELRKAIREDMINLEVMAQEAGKLGLDKNPEVVQQIELAKQSVLVSAFVQDYAKNHPISEDQLKQEYEKLKTKLGDKEFNARHILVGTEAEAKDIIAQLGKKAKFEKLAAKSMDAGSAERGGSLGWAVPGNFVPPFANALLSLKKGEYTKEPVQSQFGWHVIKLDDVRDLKVPPFEELKPQLQQRLQQQSIKKAIDDLRAKAKIE
- a CDS encoding peroxiredoxin, encoding MSQHHSIADFTLPATGGQTFTLSAARGKHLVIYFYPKDNTPGCTTEAQQFRDLYDRFRKANCEVVGVSRDSIKSHENFKAKFTLPFELLSDAEETACNLFGVMKQKMMYGKQVRGIERSTFVIDKDGALRREWRGLKADGHAQEVLDFVNSLNQ
- a CDS encoding EAL domain-containing protein — encoded protein: MQNLTLHSIIAPSVFTVSPDAPLADVLASMESMRVSCIVAVDEARIPLGIFTEQDAIRLMAERKPVESSCMADVMSSSPLTAPLDTDFREGYRLISEKGFRHLVVVDDEGRLAGVVSEADFMHHMGMEYLVELKTVGSTMTRSVSTLAESATLADAVELMARNKISCVVVANDGKPVGILTERDTVALARTVSDPAQVHITRVMQSPVQTIEAGLPVQQAMKQMKHASIRRLVVVEGEILAGIITRHDIVKTMQGRYIEFLHETLERQHKELVKVKAQIEQSRQQLVYHSLMEQISDAIYLLDAETGKILNANDQACRNLGYTRNELLKLSVFDISTAAHSPDAWRDIVEALRRKPQIIESQHRRYDGSLFPVEINGRLIEEGDRPYLVAVARDLTDIRQAEKAIQETHDSLNALVEAIPDAIFFKDGEGRWLITNEPAKQLFRLHEIDWQGKTEMELAELHPAFRPAHEACLVDDETAWQAGKLTLFSETVHEENGKTRHFEVRKVPVFDAENRRKGLVIIGRDITERMEAEEQLLEAAAVMQSTHEGVVITDTTPAILAVNSAYSAITGYGPDEVIGRNPNIIGSGRADKLFHEAMWKSLLKDGYWQGEVWNRRKSGEIYPQLLTISTVYDEKSEPIRYVGVFADITQLKENQAQLEFMAHHDPLTQLPNRALVESRLEQEVEQAHRHGHQAGVLFIDLDRFKQVNDSFGHLIGDELLCAVAQRLGARLRQGDTLGRLGGDEFILLISPLRDPQDAAVVARDFIAALNEPFNLSDGSEVFIGGSIGISLFPQDGETVSELMKNADAAMYLAKESGRNQFSFYTKALNADARAKLAMENELRRTLLKHELTLHYQPKVDLRSGHICGAEALARWRLANGSMVSPAEFIPLAEKSSLILNLGAWVIDEACMQVRTWLDAGLKDICVALNISARQFRSSDLDKQLEQALEKHGIEAHHLELELTESMLMHEPEQAVATMHKLKQIGVKISLDDFGTGYSSLAYLSRFPIDTLKIDQSFVRGVVTDPDSAEISSAIIGLAHRMKLRVVAEGVETEDQLAYMRTNGCDELQGFYFSKPLPADDFAELLRSGKSLAQ
- a CDS encoding glutathione S-transferase N-terminal domain-containing protein translates to MKLLGTDTSPYVRKVRLVLLEKNIAHTYLVDPPREPGSMVARVNPLGRIPALILDDETCVFDSPVIAEYLDTLNDTPVLIPRNDALARMRVRRWEALADGIMDSAVAVRNECVRSEEKQEPTNISLHNNAVTRALAHAAELLGEREWCEGSALSLADLALASALVYLNLRQPERDWRGAHPNLAAWFERMAARPSVRATLSAQP
- a CDS encoding YciI family protein encodes the protein MFYAIIGQDNPGTLDKRMAARPAHLSRLQALQEDGRLLLAGPFPAVDAVDPGAAGYAGSLIVAEFASLDAAHEWADADPYVATGVFKQITVQPFRKVLPT
- a CDS encoding PhoH family protein, whose translation is MPTRKKAANKTDTKLFVLDTNVLLHDPTSLFRFEEHDICLPMFVLEELDDKKKGMTEVARNARQASRFLDEIVSDAPHNMAEGIELTSDSRKNCTGRLFLQTESISRELPATMAHGKADNAILAVVMHLHHQQPERAVILVSKDINMRIKARALGLEAQDYFNDKVLEDTDLLYSGVLQLPGDFWERHGKDMKSWQKEGHTFYQVSGPLCGAMFVNQFVYLENDASPFYAVVCEQSGDSALLRTLTDYTHSKNNVWGITARNREQNFVLNLLMNPEIDFVTLLGQAGTGKTLLTLAAGLLQTLETKLYSEIIITRVTVPVGEDIGFLPGTEEEKMTPWMGALEDNMDVLNKTNEEGGDWGREATRDLIRSRVKVKSLNFMRGRTFLNKYLIIDEAQNLTPKQMKTLVTRAGPGTKVVCMGNIAQIDTPYLTEGSSGLTYVVDRFKGWEHGGHVTLMRGERSRLADHAAEVL
- the msrB gene encoding peptide-methionine (R)-S-oxide reductase MsrB, which encodes MNKIEKTDAEWREELTPEQYAVCRCSDTEAAFSGEYWDCKDPGIYRCVCCGAPLFDSEDKFDSGTGWPSFTKPHKPESVTARADTSHGMQRVEVVCKQCGAHLGHIFPDGPPPTGLRFCINSTSLALDRS